The following are encoded in a window of Alosa sapidissima isolate fAloSap1 chromosome 12, fAloSap1.pri, whole genome shotgun sequence genomic DNA:
- the serpinc1 gene encoding antithrombin-III — MKPLVSLWSLCFLSILCTVQASRDICSAKPKDLPLEPLCVYRRPDPEPESENPTEAAEKIPESTNPRVWELSKANSRFALSLFQELAKSKPEDSNIFMSPISISTAFAMTKLGACNTTLEQIMKVFEFDTIKEKTSDQVHFFFAKLNCRLYRKKDKTTELVSANRLFGEKSMRFNETYQNISELVYGAKLLPLNFKEKPELSRMTINEWISNKTESRIQDTLPKGSIDSTTVLVLVNTIFFKGQWKNKFDKDNVMNDDFYLSHGKTCPVPMMYQETKFRYGRFPEDNVKVLEMPYRGEDITMVLILPTKDISLSEVEKSLDLRKVVGWLENMKEISVAVQIPRFQIEDGFSLKEKLQSMGLQHLFSPHHSSLPGLLEDESDDIYISDAFHKSFLEVNEEGSEAAAATAVVAIGRSINFNREVFIANRPFLLLIRESTINTIIFMGRVANPCGGNQ, encoded by the exons ATGAAGCCACTGGTGTCTTTGTGGTCGCTGTGCTTCCTGTCCATACTTTGCACAGTCCAGGCCAGCCGAGATATCTGCAGTGCCAAGCCCAAAGACCTCCCCCTGGAGCCATTATGTGTCTATCGTAGACCAGATCCTGAACCAGAGAGTGAGAACCCTACTGAAGCAGCTGAAAAAATTCCAGAGTCCACCAACCCCCGAGTATGGGAGCTGTCGAAGGCAAATAGCAgatttgccctctctctcttccaggaGCTTGCTAAGAGCAAGCCTGAAGATAGCAACATCTTCATGTCCCCAATTAGCATTTCCACAGCATTCGCCATGACCAAGCTGGGAGCCTGCAACACCACCCTGGAGCAAATCATGAAA GTATTTGAGTTTGATACAATAAAAGAGAAGACATCTGACCAGGTGCACTTCTTCTTTGCGAAGCTGAATTGCCGTCTTTATCGGAAAAAAGACAAGACGACAGAGCTGGTCTCAGCCAACCGTTTGTTTGGGGAAAAGTCTATGAGGTTCAATGAGACTTACCAGAACATCAGTGAGTTGGTTTATGGGGCAAAGCTGTTACCACTGAACTTCAAG GAGAAGCCAGAGCTTTCAAGAATGACAATTAATGAATGGATTTCAAATAAGACAGAGAGCAGGATCCAGGACACTCTGCCAAAAGGCTCTATAGACAGTACCACTGTCCTTGTTTTAGTGAACACCATTTTTTtcaag GGCCAGTGGAAAAATAAATTCGACAAGGACAATGTTATGAATGATGACTTCTATCTTAGTCATGGAAAAACCTGCCCAGTGCCCATGATGTATCAGGAAACAAAGTTCAGGTATGGAAGGTTTCCTGAGGATAATGTGAAGGTCCTTGAAATGCCATACCGTGGAGAAGACATAACAATGGTGCTGATCCTTCCAACAAAAGACATCAGCCTGTCTGAG GTGGAGAAAAGCCTGGACCTGAGGAAGGTGGTTGGCTGGCTGGAGAACATGAAGGAGATATCAGTGGCTGTGCAAATTCCACGCTTCCAAATTGAAGATGGTTTCAGTCTAAAGGAGAAACTGCAGAGTATGGGCTTGCAGCACCTCTTCAGCCCACACCACTCTAGCCTTCCCG GACTACTTGAAGATGAATCAGATGACATTTACATTTCGGATGCCTTCCATAAATCATTTCTAGAG GTAAACGAAGAGGGTAGTGAGGCAGCAGCTGCCACGGCAGTGGTGGCCATTGGTCGCTCTATAAACTTCAACCGTGAAGTATTTATTGCCAACCGACCATTTCTGCTGCTCATCCGTGAGTCCACCATCAATACCATTATCTTCATGGGCCGTGTGGCAAATCCATGCGGTGGTAACCAATGA